The nucleotide sequence TAGGAATAGGAAAATAACCATCTATATTTTGTGATGCAAGTATGGGCTGACCGGCAGCAACTGTACCAACAACGGGGATACTTGTCATTTCTTTTCTGATCATTTCAAAACCATCATCGAGAATTTCAATTGCTCTGGGCTTTGTCTGATCACGTCTGATGTATCCGTTCTTCTCAAGTGTAGCAAGATGGGCATGAACAGATGAAGTGGATTTTAAGTTAACGGCCTGGCAGATTTCACGAACTGAAGGCGGAAAACCACGATCAAGTATTTGTTCTTTAATATATTCGAGAATTTCGGATTGTTTTTCACTAAGTTTTGTACGAGACATATAATTCCTCCGTATAAACAAACAATAAATGTCTAATTTTTTCTTTTATTACTATAACATAATTCTTGAAAAAAACAAACATTTATTCAGAAAATTTGTTCTGAAAATTTATTCGAAAGATATTGACAAAAGAATATCTGTTCGCTATAATCTTCAAGAACGGTTGTTCAAAACGAATGTTCAGAACGAATGTACTTGCAGGAGGAAGATATGAAAAGAAGCAGGATGATAAAAAGAAGACGTTTGTTGTTTATCAGAATAGTTTTTGTATTAATTGTACTCCTTTTGTTAAAAGCTTTTGTATTTAAGGTTTCTGCAAAAGAAACAACACCTAAGGCAAAATATTATACCAGCGTTCTTGTTATGCAGGGGGATACTGTTAATTCCATTGGAAGCAGATATATTTCAAGTGAATACTCTGACATTGAAGAATATGTTGATGAGGTAAGGCAAATGAATTATTTAAGTTATGACTGTCAGATTCATACAGGTGATTATATTGTAGTTCCTTATTATGATACTGTTGAGGATGAAATATAACAGGATTAATAATTGTGATTGTTTTTATAAGATTAATGATCTAATATTTGCTATTTTAACAGTCACGCAGCGCAGCTACATTAAATTGTCTGTTTGCATGACTTTAAGGCATACAGTGACGAAAAGTCATACTTATTCAGACTTGCGCTAAAGTCTGTTTTGCATTAAACTAAATCTCATTATGAGTATATTAAATTTTGAAAATGTAAGCAAAACACTTGGAAATAAACTGATTTTTGATAATGTCAGTTTTGGTATTGAATACGGAGAAAAAGTTGGAATTGTCGGAATTAATGGAGCCGGCAAATCAACTTTTCTCTCATTGGCGTCCTTGGAATCAGAGCCTGATGAAGGAAAAATTATCACGTCTAACGGTCTTAAAATCGCTTCACTTGCGCAGTCACAGGTATTTGATAATGAAAAAAGCATTTTGGAAAATGTTTCTAAAATGGCCTATGGAGAATTTGTGAATGAAAATACAAACGGTGAAGTAAAAGCAGCTCTCGCAAAATTAGGAATAACAAATTCAGAGTTGTCTCCCGGATTATTGTCGGGAGGACAGAAGAAGCGTGCTGCACTTGCTGCAGCAATTCTTTCACCTTGTGATTTTCTTATTCTTGATGAGCCTACAAACCATCTTGATATAGAAATGATCGAATGGTTAGAACAGTATCTCAGATCATATAGCGGCACTCTTATGCTTGTTACCCATGACAGATATTTCCTTGATAGTGTTTGTAATTCTATTTTAGAAATAGACAGATCAAAAATATATCGTTATGATGATAACTATTCAGGCTATTTAATGCTAAAGCAGCAAAGACTTGACTATGCCAAGGCTGCAGAGAGAAAAATGGCAGCTTTATACAAGAAGGATCTTGAATGGATGCAGAGAGGCGCGAGAGCTAGATCTACAAAGCAAAAGGCGCATATACAAAGATTTGAATCATTAAGGGATAGGGATAAAATTAAAGAGGATTCAACAATTCAGATTAGCTCAGCCCTTACCAGATTAGGCAGTAAAACAGTAGAAATCTATGATATTTCCATGTCCTATGATGAAAAAAAACTTATATCATCTTTTAGTTATAATTTTCTTAAGAATGACAGAATTGGAATAATAGGACCGAATGGATCTGGTAAATCTACTTTTATTAAGATTCTTTTGGGACTGATCTCTCCGGATGAAGGCTATATAGAAGTTGGCCAGACAGTTAAGTTTGGTTATTTTAGCCAGGAAAACGAAAATCTTGATGAAAACATGCGCGTCATAGATTATATAAAAGAAACGGCTGAGTATATTAGAACGGAAAATGGACTTGTATCGGCATCACAAATGTGTGAAAATTTTCTTTTTGATGCAGATGCACAATATACACTTATATCTAAATTATCAGGAGGAGAAAGACGCAGACTTTATCTGCTTAATGTTCTTATGTCTTCTCCAAATGTACTTGTACTTGATGAGCCAACAAATGATTTGGATATTCAGACTTTGCAGGTACTGGAAGATTATCTTGACGTTTTTACAGGCATATTAATAGTTGTTTCTCATGACAGATATTTTTTGGACAGAGTTGCATCAGGAATATTTTATTTTGCAGGAAATGGGATTATC is from Lachnospiraceae bacterium C1.1 and encodes:
- the lexA gene encoding transcriptional repressor LexA; the encoded protein is MSRTKLSEKQSEILEYIKEQILDRGFPPSVREICQAVNLKSTSSVHAHLATLEKNGYIRRDQTKPRAIEILDDGFEMIRKEMTSIPVVGTVAAGQPILASQNIDGYFPIPTDMLPKNMGSSDAFVLKVHGNSMINMGIMDGDQIFVRSANTAENGDTVVALVGDSATVKTFYKENGHIRLQPQNDEMDPIIVDDCQILGKVFAVFRLYGNA
- a CDS encoding peptidoglycan-binding protein, whose protein sequence is MKRSRMIKRRRLLFIRIVFVLIVLLLLKAFVFKVSAKETTPKAKYYTSVLVMQGDTVNSIGSRYISSEYSDIEEYVDEVRQMNYLSYDCQIHTGDYIVVPYYDTVEDEI
- a CDS encoding ABC-F family ATP-binding cassette domain-containing protein, with protein sequence MSILNFENVSKTLGNKLIFDNVSFGIEYGEKVGIVGINGAGKSTFLSLASLESEPDEGKIITSNGLKIASLAQSQVFDNEKSILENVSKMAYGEFVNENTNGEVKAALAKLGITNSELSPGLLSGGQKKRAALAAAILSPCDFLILDEPTNHLDIEMIEWLEQYLRSYSGTLMLVTHDRYFLDSVCNSILEIDRSKIYRYDDNYSGYLMLKQQRLDYAKAAERKMAALYKKDLEWMQRGARARSTKQKAHIQRFESLRDRDKIKEDSTIQISSALTRLGSKTVEIYDISMSYDEKKLISSFSYNFLKNDRIGIIGPNGSGKSTFIKILLGLISPDEGYIEVGQTVKFGYFSQENENLDENMRVIDYIKETAEYIRTENGLVSASQMCENFLFDADAQYTLISKLSGGERRRLYLLNVLMSSPNVLVLDEPTNDLDIQTLQVLEDYLDVFTGILIVVSHDRYFLDRVASGIFYFAGNGIIERIPGNYESYRERHPKNEGKGSGLKDNDNKQEEKKVKGYYKEKKKTRFSYNEQKEYDSIESEIDELQRRSDELEKLITENARDFIKLNELTAEKEKVDSSLEQKITRYLELEELLESFKNL